The following are from one region of the Fusarium keratoplasticum isolate Fu6.1 chromosome 4, whole genome shotgun sequence genome:
- a CDS encoding Zn(2)-C6 fungal-type domain-containing protein: MKLMCNATQGRRRKIRCIFPPSSSVCSHCSTRGSTCIDQNEGVDTTEHAEPARPRTSTPSSTSRRRSRVQSLPRVSSRQGDLTARHTFVSDEETSDIEPPSDHPPPLVAVFDDTQTDAPMPSSRGTRLNQAEAHKAKICGTLRSALPSYDEITATLAKNGSWWDSFRQKTRAISQSEPLEPLLTFAAHAYTSTNPAELAILAVAYARSLGQGHKIFTLVDTLIIGDFALAATLDGMECLVLLAKTYTDIGQPRRAWFTWRKGLAIAQMMGMHRLSPTAPAIRQRIWWAIYHGDRFTSLLLGLPHGFNDALLNTSEPRDADSGSPEVWVPIFIHKCAVTAGEVINYLISPGKPSFAKAMSLDEEMDSIYNSVPSIWWDIPEKLPSSRIELNSLVDRLLIHFFFFHIRMYIHLPFLKHSSSSTSQEVARLACTGAARQLVKCFLVLHAEVDGASLFDCKTSDFVAFTAAVVLLMGNSISSDRSRSEDSQLVTDAEGIFQASEEEGCKMASQCRKALTLLSSPPQHGGSTQEIPIPYFGKVVRRVPVQSSRAGDETPASAYPQLTPSTTEASSSDAHSTWGSTYSLDYMGFTPALAMDEMWGFGGNSEDDTMSPFGLDVGMLDIDQDWSLFLP; the protein is encoded by the exons ATGAAGCTGATGTGCAATGCTACACAAGGCCGGAGACGGAAGATTCGCTGTATCTTTCCTCCTAGCAGCTCCGTCTGCTCTCACTGTTCAACCCGTGGCTCTACATGCATCGACCAGAATGAGGGCGTGGACACTACAGAGCACGCCGAGCCAGCAAGGCCTCGGACCTCTACACCCTCGTCCACGTCACGGAGACGGTCCAGAGTTCAGTCTTTGCCGAGAGTATCCTCCCGTCAAGGAGACCTGACAGCACGGCATACTTTCGTCTCGGACGAAGAGACCTCGGACATAGAACCTCCCTCAGATCATCCACCTCCCCTTGTTGCCGTATTTGATGACACCCAG ACCGATGCCCCGATGCCATCCAGTCGTGGCACTCGCCTCAACCAAGCGGAAGCCCACAAAGCAAAGATATGCGGCACCCTGCGCTCAGCTCTCCCCAGTTACGACGAGATTACAGCAACTCTCGCCAAGAATGGATCTTGGTGGGATAGCTTCCGTCAGAAAACGCGTGCCATTTCTCAAAGCGAGCCTTTGGAACCACTCCTTACGTTCGCCGCCCATGCATACACAAGCACCAACCCAGCCGAGctggccatcttggctgttgcCTATGCGCGGAGTTTAGGTCAAGGTCATAAGATATTTACTCTCGTGGATACCCTCATCATTGGTGACTTTGCTCTAGCAGCTACGTTGGATGGCATGGAGTGTTTGGTCTTGCTGGCAAAGACGTATACGGATATTGGACAGCCTCGACGGGCGTGGTTCACATGGCGGAAGGGTTTAGCCATTGCGCAGATGATG GGCATGCACCGTCTTAGTCCAACGGCTCCTGCTATCCGACAGCGGATATGGTGGGCAATCTACCACGGCGATCGCTTCACCAGCCTACTTCTCGGACTCCCTCATGGATTTAATGATGCCCTTCTCAATACCTCGGAACCAAGAGATGCGGATTCAGGCTCGCCCGAGGTCTGGGTCCCCATATTTATCCACAAGTGCGCAGTCACCGCTGGAGAAGTCATCAACTATCTCATATCACCTGGAAAGCCATCTTTCGCCAAGGCAATGTCTCTCGATGAAGAGATGGATAGTATCTACAACTCAGTACCCTCAATCTGGTGGGATATTCCGGAAAAGCTGCCCAGCTCCCGCATTGAGCTTAATAGCCTCGTTGACCGACTGTTGATtcatttcttcttcttccacatTCGCATGTACATCCACCTGCCATTCCTGAAAcactcatcctcatcaacatcacAAGAAGTAGCTAGGCTAGCATGCACAGGCGCAGCCAGACAACTAGTGAAGTGCTTCTTGGTTCTTCACGCCGAGGTGGATGGGGCGAGCCTATTTGACTGCAAGACCTCAGACTTTGTCGCTTTCACGGCCGCGGTGGTCTTGCTTATGGGAAACTCTATCTCAAGCGATCGCTCTAGGTCAGAAGACTCGCAACTTGTCACTGATGCGGAGGGGATCTTTCAGGCgtccgaggaagagggatgTAAGATGGCCAGTCAGTGTCGAAAGGCATTGACGCTTCTCTCCAGTCCTCCGCAGCACGGGGGGTCTACTCAGGAGATCCCTATCCCATACTTTGGAAAGGTCGTAAGGAGAGTTCCAGTGCAGAGTTCCCGGGCTGGAGATGAAACACCGGCCAGTGCCTATCCTCAGTTAACACCGTCTACGACGgaagcttcttcttctgatgCACATAGTACCTGGGGAAGCACATATAGCTTGGATTACATGGGGTTTACTCCAGCTCTGGCAATGGATGAGATGTGGGGATTTGGGGGAAACTCGGAGGACGACACAATGTCTCCGTTTGGACTGGATGTTGGGATGCTGGATATCGATCAAGACTGGAGCTTGTTTCTACCTTGA
- a CDS encoding Abhydrolase-3 domain-containing protein, with protein sequence MCDFSCYNGTSEEWLALERTFPPPAHPEPSLAEMKRQANEEREALSRKAMKVLAHQVKTFDYAIPSRDGSTIEARSYRPVNVPEDMVLPLYIHLQGGGFMFGTLDSEDAICTRIACGSEVVVLNVNYRHTPEFTHPTQWNDAEDAFEWAHDNMDKLCCNPSKVVLGGISAGAWVASSLTLDRHLNRENNRRPPLAGQVLMIPCLAHLDCYEPQLKKMKHHSVSSYKENELAPLLSVSELRYFTSFLKIKNPDVKDVKLNPGNATPTQVKGMPPTVLGIVGLDPLRDEALLYAKMLTEAGVPTDINLFIGLPHGFRSYEEKLSASARWDRVIEEGICWALSGPSPTNEFHVKT encoded by the exons ATGTGCGACTTTTCTTGTTACAATGGAACCAGCGAGGAATGGCTCGCCCTGGAGCGCACCTTTCCACCCCCGGCTCATCCGGAGCCGAGTCTCgctgagatgaagaggcagGCAAATGAAGAACGAGAAGCTTTGTCGAGAAAGGCGATGAAAGTTTTGGCGCATCAGGTCAAGACATTCGACTATGCCATTCCTTCTCGTGATGGGAGTACTATCGAGGCTCGCAGCTACAGACCTGTCAACGTGCCGGAGGACATGGTGCTCCCACTGTACATCCACCTACAAGGCGGCGGCTTCATGTTTGGCACGCTAGACTCTGAAGATGCGATATGTACACGGATTGCCTGTGGTTCGGAGGTTGTCGTGCTTAATGTCAACTACAGACATACGCCAGAATTTACGCACCCGACGCAATGGAACGACGCGGAGGATGCTTTCGAGTGGGCGCACGATAACATGGACAAACTCTGCTGCAACCCGAGTAAGGTGGTTCTCGGGGGAATATCAGCTGGCGCTTGGGTTGCTTCGTCATTGACGCTGGACAGACATCTCAACAGGGAGAATAATCGTCGCCCGCCTCTGGCTGGACAGGTGCTGATGATTCCCTGCCTCGCACACCTCGACTGCTACGAACCTCAGCTGAAAAAGATGAAGCACCATTCTGTTTCGTCTTACAAGGAGAATGAGCTGGCGCCGTTGCTGTCCGTGTCTGAGCTGCGGTACTTTACCAGCTTTCTCAAAATCAAGAATCCAGACGTCAAGGATGTCAAGCTGAATCCGGGGAACGCGACGCCGACGCAGGTCAAGGGTATGCCACCTACAGTGCTCGGCATAGTTGGATTGGATCCTCTGAGGGATGAGGCCCTCCTGTATGCCAAGATGCTGACAGAAGCTGG GGTACCTACCGATATCAACTTATTCATCGGCTTGCCTCATGGGTTCCGGTCGTACGAAGAAAAACTATCGGCTTCAGCTCGCTGGGATAGGGTGATTGAAGAAGGCATATGCTGGGCACTGTCAGGACCATCTCCCACCAACGAGTTTCACGTGAAGACGTAA
- a CDS encoding MFS domain-containing protein has translation MIPLSCLAKGLFIRSTTPPVNMQDRLETARLLPDDSSMPSNPDTLQGERKAYGSFNDDDARRDSLAETTDDEGIIPKDALDPVYEAKARILNRAIQDIGMGRYQWELFVVIGFGWASDNLWPIVTSLIFTPIANEFSPDRPPYLTLAQNIGLLAGAMFWGFGCDIFGRKWAFNLTLGLTAVWGLVAASAPNFAAIGIFDALWSFGVGGNLPVDSAIFLEFLPGSHQYLLTILSIDWAIAQVIGTLIAWPLLGNLTCQQDETCTRQKNMGWRYFVITVGGLTLLMFLVRFLLFKIYESPKYLMSKGRDEDAVRVVHKVAKKNGKTSTLTLEDLKACEPDGYVARTDAGAALKRNLEKVNFSNIRALFITKKLGLSTSLIMAVWGLIGLGYPLYNAFIPYIQATRGADFGDGSTYLTYRNSLIIAVLGVPGALLGGWLVELPRMGRKGTLSLSTVLTGVFLYCSTTSLSSASLLGWQCAFNFFSNIMYAVLYGFTPELFPTPQRGTGNALAASCNRVFGIMAPIIAIFADLETSAPVYTSGALFIAAGLLVLILPFESRGKAAL, from the exons ATGATACCTCTCTCGTGTTTGGCCAAGGGTTTATTTATACGGAGTACCACCCCCCCAGTCAATATGCAGGACCGATTAGAAACGGCACGTCTGCTCCCCGACGATAGCAGCATGCCCTCGAACCCCGACACGCTGCAGGGCGAGCGCAAAGCCTACGGCTCGTtcaacgacgacgatgcgAGGAGGGATAGTCTTGCCGAGACCACCGACGATGAAGGAATCATCCCCAAGGACGCGCTGGACCCTGTGtacgaggccaaggctcggATACTGAACCGTGCA ATTCAAGATATTGGCATGGGAAGGTATCAGTGGGAATTATTTGTCGTCATTGGATTTGGATGGGCTAGCGATAATCTGTGGCCCATTGTCACGTCGCTCATCTTTACCCCAATCGCCAATGAGTTCAGCCCAGATCGACCCCCGTACTTGACCCTGGCACAGAACATTGGACTCTTAGCAGGGGCCATGTTCTGGGGTTTCGGCTGTGACATCT TCGGACGCAAATGGGCAttcaacctcaccctcgGGCTCACCGCCGTCTGgggcctcgtcgccgccagcGCCCCAAACTTTGCAGCCATCGGCATCTTCGACGCCCTGTGGTCCTTCGGCGTCGGCGGGAATTTGCCAGTGGACTCGGCCATATTTCTCGAGTTCCTCCCCGGGTCGCACCAGTACCTCCTCACCATCCTGTCCATCGACTGGGCCATCGCGCAGGTCATTGGCACGCTGATCGCGTGGCCTCTGCTGGGTAACCTCACGTGTCAGCAGGATGAGACGTGCACGAGACAGAAGAACATGGGGTGGCGGTACTTTGTCATCACCGTCGGTGGGCTGACTCTTCTCATGTTTCTTGTTCGGTTTTTGCTTTTCAAGATTTATGAGTCGCCAAAGTACCTGATGAGCAAGGGGcgtgatgaggatgctgtGAGGGTGGTGCACAAGGttgccaagaagaatggCAAGACTTCAACGCTGACTTTGGAGGATCTCAAGGCCTGCGAACCTGATGGGTATGTTGCGCGGACCGATGCCGGTGCTGCGTTAAAGAGGAACCTGGAAAAGGTCAACTTTAGCAACATTCGGGCCTTATTCATCACTAAGAAGCTCGGCCTCAGCACCAGTCTTATCATGGCCGTCTGGGGTCTCATCGGCCTTGGATATCCCCTCTATAACGCTTTCATTCCTTATATCCAGGCCACTCGAGGAGCCGACTTTGGAGACGGCAGCACATATCTCACCTACCGAAACAgtctcatcatcgccgtcctCGGCGTGCCCGGTGCACTTCTTGGCGGGTGGCTCGTTGAGCTGCCTCGCATGGGCCGAAAGGGGACATTATCGCTAAGCACGGTTCTCACGGGCGTGTTCCTCTACTGttcaacaacatcattgAGCAGCGCGTCTCTGCTAGGCTGGCAGTGTGCCTTTAATTTCTTCAGCAACATCATGTACGCCGTGCTATACGGATTCACACCCGAGTTATTCCCTACACCACAAAGGGGAACGGGCAACGCGCTGGCAGCAAGCTGCAACAGAGTATTCGGTATTATGGCA CCCATCATTGCCATCTTTGCAGACCTCGAGACCTCGGCACCGGTCTACACCAGCGGCGCTCTCTTCATCGCTGCCGGACTGCTGGTGCTCATCCTGCCTTTCGAATCCAGAGGAAAGGCTGCACTATAA